From the genome of Denticeps clupeoides chromosome 4, fDenClu1.1, whole genome shotgun sequence, one region includes:
- the LOC114788439 gene encoding zinc finger protein 184-like → MPTAEALESQVASVMEILAKAAVAEICRVVEKGRVELRGEMCRRLDEIEALRKKVRVLKSERRRALETRVPRCSVGVQAGRERNVAVIEGTMNQPVSEADPQLVVKVEQKEDHRSQTTSQIAVKELTIDEDFFVSAADFPLWASEPLNERNTDCKWSRCCFDAPLVAPAVTHDTELDSRSRFVDRSHAPQMAGDEPDVPSAVSNSVKLECEAACERGRDRMPSHRAGRAVRRSTENPGHQKELPWGGDGSVEMSRVQSEREVGRRVSTCPACGQVFPCFRQLQAHRRSHNGESYQCNPATSTDSVQQGTKAAEDVQGARADWISGREEIPRLELNPLEESLFTRITEQLEEAAKLQVLSQHDEDVSRLQFEVKDEGHAPHGASQVEGGYRSGTRREMHALREGGTEQRGSRLWDGDSEAADSNCVSQLTQAEGPGNGPSVGLRRPHRINTSGWQSVWGHGAEVGCSHLQERKRRESNGNISSSQSRAHVREITPARSGPGTVSLSAGHRLLAKAQRLFHCPTCPKSFGRATDLERHERIHTGEKPFGCGACGKRFSLRCNLITHERVHSGSKPYSCRHCGKGFAQGSNLKAHQRIHTGERPFPCPFCGKRFTQLSSLRTHQRLHDRSGPFS, encoded by the exons ATGCCGACCGCGGAGGCTCTGGAGTCACAGGTCGCGTCGGTGATGGAGATCTTGGCCAAAGCGGCCGTGGCGGAGATCTGCAGAGTCGTGGAGAAGGGACGCGTGGAGCTGCGCGGGGAGATGTGTCGGAGGCTGGACGAGATCGAAGCCCTGCGGAAGAAGGTCCGTGTTCTGAAGAGCGAGCGGAGACGTGCGCTGGAGACTCGTGTGCCGCGCTGCTCGGTTGGTGTCCAGGCTGGACGCGAGCGAA ATGTTGCAGTGATTGAAGGAACGATGAACCAGCCTGTGAGCGAAGCTGATCCACAATTAGTCGTTAAGGTCGAGCAAAAGGAGGACCACAGATCTCAGACCACCAGTCAGATTGCAGTAAAGGAGCTCACTATTGATGAAGATTTTTTCGTGTCAGCGGCAGACTTTCCACTGTGGGCATCTGAACCTCTCAATGAGAGAAACACAGACTGTAAATGGTCTCGGTGCTGTTTCGATGCACCTCTGGTGGCACCCGCTGTTACACACGATACAGAACTGGATTCCAGGAGCAGGTTTGTGGACAGGTCCCATGCGCCGCAGATGGCTGGGGATGAGCCAGACGTTCCCTCGGCCGTTTCTAATTCGGTCAAACTGGAGTGTGAGGCCGCGTGTGAGCGTGGCAGGGACAGAATGCCGAGCCATCGGGCAGGAAGAGCTGTGAGACGCTCAACCGAGAACCCTGGACACCAAAAAGAGCTGCCCTGGGGCGGGGACGGGTCTGTGGAGATGTCAAGGGTTCAAAGTGAGCGCGAGGTTGGACGGAGGGTTTCCACTTGCCCCGCCTGTGGACAGGTCTTCCCCTGCTTTAGGCAACTGCAGGCGCATAGGCGGAGTCACAACGGAGAAAGCTACCAGTGCAACCCGGCAACATCCACCGATTCAGTCCAACAAGGGACGAAGGCTGCAGAGGACGTCCAAGGGGCCAGAG CAGACTGGATATCGGGGCGTGAAGAAATTCCCCGGCTAGAACTGAATCCTTTGGAAGAATCGCTTTTCACCCGGATCACTGAGCAACTGGAGGAAGCTGCAAAGTTACAGGTGCTCAGCCAACACGACGAGGACGTGAGCAGGCTGCAGTTCGAGGTGAAGGACGAAGGCCACGCGCCTCACGGCGCCAGTCAGGTGGAGGGTGGGTACAGGTCAGGGACCCGGAGGGAAATGCACGCCCTGCGTGAGGGCGGGACGGAGCAGAGAGGCTCCCGGCTGTGGGACGGTGATTCCGAAGCCGCCGACTCCAACTGTGTTTCCCAGCTCACCCAGGCAGAAGGACCTGGGAATGGACCGTCTGTGGGGCTGAGACGTCCGCACCGGATAAACACTTCCGGGTGGCAGTCTGTTTGGGGTCATGGCGCAGAAGTTGGCTGCAGTCATTTACAAGAGCGAAAACGGAGAGAGAGCAACGGGAATATCAGTTCTTCCCAGAGCCGTGCACACGTGCGAGAAATAACACCTGCCAGGTCAGGCCCGGGCACAGTGTCCCTCTCTGCCGGCCACCGCCTCCTTGCCAAGGCCCAGAGACTGTTCCACTGCCCCACGTGCCCCAAGAGCTTCGGACGGGCCACGGACCTGGAGCGCCACGAGCGGATCCACACGGGCGAGAAGCCCTTCGGCTGCGGCGCGTGCGGCAAGCGCTTCAGCCTGCGCTGCAACCTCATCACGCACGAGCGCGTCCACAGCGGCAGCAAGCCCTACTCCTGCCGCCACTGCGGCAAGGGCTTCGCTCAGGGCTCCAACCTCAAGGCGCACCAGCGCATCCACACGGGGGAGAGGCCGTTCCCCTGCCCGTTCTGCGGGAAGCGCTTCACGCAGCTCAGCAGCCTCAGGACTCACCAGAGGCTGCACGACAGGAGCGGACCATTTTCATGA